A single window of Pseudarthrobacter defluvii DNA harbors:
- the gatB gene encoding Asp-tRNA(Asn)/Glu-tRNA(Gln) amidotransferase subunit GatB, whose amino-acid sequence MNTDHILSFDEAMEKYDPVLGFEVHVELNTKTKMFSSAPNVFGDEPNTNVNEVDLGMPGVLPVVNRTAIESSIKIGLALNCKIAESCRFARKQYFYPDTPKNFQTSQYDEPIAYDGYLDVELEDGTVFRVEIERAHMEEDAGKLTHMGGATGRIHGADFSLVDYNRAGVPLVEIVTKPIEGAGSRAPELAKAYVAAVREIVKNLGVSDAKMERGNVRCDANVSLRPHGRERFGIRSETKNVNSLRAVEHAVRYEIQRHAAVLDSGNPVVQETRHWHEDTRTTTSGRPKSDADDYRYFPEPDLVPVVASREWVEELRATLPEPPAERRKRLKADWGYSDLEFRDVVNAGVLDEIEETIAAGASASVARKWWMGEIVGRAKAADVDPGQLGVEPATVVELSRMVEAGKINNKMAAQVLDGVLAGEGTPEEIVEKRGLAVVSDDGPLLEAIDAALAAQPDVADKIRGGKVQAIGAIVGGVMKATRGQADAGRVKELILERLGVTV is encoded by the coding sequence ATGAACACTGACCATATCCTGAGCTTCGATGAGGCCATGGAGAAGTACGATCCCGTCCTGGGCTTCGAGGTCCACGTGGAGCTGAACACCAAGACCAAGATGTTCTCCTCGGCCCCGAACGTTTTTGGCGACGAGCCCAACACGAACGTCAACGAGGTGGATCTGGGCATGCCCGGCGTCCTGCCCGTGGTGAACCGGACTGCCATCGAGTCCTCCATCAAGATCGGCCTGGCGCTGAACTGCAAGATCGCCGAGTCCTGCCGTTTCGCCCGGAAGCAGTACTTCTACCCGGACACCCCGAAGAACTTCCAGACGTCCCAGTACGACGAGCCCATCGCGTACGACGGCTACCTGGACGTCGAACTCGAGGACGGCACCGTGTTCCGTGTGGAGATCGAGCGCGCGCACATGGAGGAGGACGCCGGCAAGCTGACCCACATGGGCGGCGCCACCGGCCGGATCCACGGCGCCGACTTCTCGCTGGTGGACTACAACCGCGCCGGCGTCCCGCTGGTGGAGATCGTCACCAAGCCCATCGAGGGTGCCGGGTCCCGCGCACCGGAACTGGCCAAGGCCTACGTGGCAGCCGTCCGGGAGATCGTGAAGAACCTGGGCGTGTCCGACGCGAAGATGGAACGCGGCAACGTCCGCTGCGACGCCAACGTCTCGCTGCGCCCGCACGGCCGCGAACGGTTCGGCATCCGGTCCGAAACCAAGAACGTGAACTCGCTGCGCGCCGTCGAACACGCCGTCCGCTACGAGATCCAGCGGCACGCCGCCGTCCTCGATTCCGGCAACCCGGTGGTCCAGGAAACCCGGCACTGGCACGAGGACACCCGGACCACCACCTCCGGCCGGCCCAAGTCCGACGCCGACGATTACCGCTACTTCCCGGAACCTGATCTGGTTCCCGTGGTGGCCTCCCGCGAATGGGTGGAGGAACTGCGCGCCACCCTGCCCGAACCGCCGGCCGAGCGCCGCAAGCGCCTGAAGGCTGACTGGGGCTACTCGGACCTGGAGTTCCGCGACGTGGTCAACGCCGGAGTCCTGGACGAGATCGAGGAAACCATCGCCGCCGGCGCCTCCGCCTCCGTGGCCCGCAAGTGGTGGATGGGCGAGATCGTGGGCCGCGCCAAGGCCGCCGACGTGGATCCCGGCCAGCTGGGCGTCGAGCCTGCCACTGTTGTCGAACTCAGCCGCATGGTGGAGGCCGGCAAGATCAACAACAAGATGGCCGCCCAGGTGCTGGACGGCGTGCTCGCAGGTGAAGGCACGCCCGAGGAGATCGTGGAGAAGCGCGGCCTGGCGGTCGTGTCCGACGACGGACCCCTTCTGGAAGCCATCGACGCCGCACTCGCCGCCCAGCCCGACGTCGCGGACAAGATCCGCGGCGGAAAGGTCCAGGCCATCGGCGCGATCGTGGGCGGGGTCATGAAGGCCACCCGCGGCCAGGCCGACGCCGGCCGCGTAAAGGAACTGATCCTGGAGAGGCTGGGCGTCACCGTTTAG
- the gatA gene encoding Asp-tRNA(Asn)/Glu-tRNA(Gln) amidotransferase subunit GatA — MTEQNTSADTLIRLSAAQLAEKLRAGEVTAVEATQAYLDRIAAVDGKVNAFLHVNAEEALAVAAQVDAIRAAGGAEAEALHVLAGVPIAVKDLIVTIGQPTTAGSKILEGWHSPYDATVVERLRAAKMPILGKTNLDEFAMGSSTEHSAYGPTRNPWDLDRIPGGSGGGSAAAVAAFEAPLALGTDTGGSIRQPGAVTGTVGVKPTYGSVSRYGAIAMASSLDQIGPVTRTVLDSALLHQVIGGHDPRDSTSLPDPLADLVAAAKTGNVEGLRIGIIKELHGEGYQAGVENRFNDALELLKEAGAEIVEVSCPNFQYALGAYYLIMPSEASSNLAKFDGVRYGLRVLPEEGPMTIERVMGATRAAGFGDEVKRRIILGTYALSAGYYDAYYGSAQKVRTLVQRDFEAAFAQADVLISPTAPTTAFPLGEKLDDPLAMYLNDVATIPANLAGVPGLSLPGGLADEDGLPVGIQLLAPAREDARLYRVGAVLESLLEAKWGGPLLAQAPDLAAAAAGTLETQEAK; from the coding sequence ATGACTGAACAGAACACCAGCGCCGACACCCTGATCCGCCTGTCCGCCGCGCAGCTGGCCGAGAAACTCCGCGCCGGCGAGGTCACCGCCGTCGAAGCCACCCAGGCCTACCTGGACCGCATCGCCGCCGTGGACGGCAAGGTCAACGCCTTCCTGCACGTCAACGCCGAGGAAGCCCTGGCCGTCGCCGCCCAGGTGGACGCCATCCGCGCCGCCGGCGGTGCCGAAGCCGAGGCCCTGCACGTCCTGGCCGGCGTACCGATCGCCGTCAAGGACCTGATCGTCACCATCGGCCAGCCCACCACGGCCGGCTCAAAGATCCTTGAAGGCTGGCACAGCCCGTACGACGCCACGGTTGTGGAGCGCCTGCGCGCCGCGAAGATGCCCATCCTGGGCAAGACCAACCTGGATGAATTCGCCATGGGCTCCTCCACGGAGCACTCCGCCTATGGGCCCACCCGCAACCCTTGGGACCTGGACCGGATCCCGGGCGGCTCCGGTGGCGGTTCGGCCGCTGCCGTTGCCGCCTTCGAGGCACCCCTGGCCTTGGGCACGGACACCGGCGGCTCCATCCGCCAGCCCGGCGCCGTCACCGGCACGGTCGGCGTGAAGCCCACCTACGGCAGCGTCTCCCGCTACGGAGCCATCGCCATGGCCTCCTCGCTGGACCAGATCGGCCCCGTCACCCGCACCGTCCTGGACTCAGCCCTGCTGCACCAGGTCATCGGCGGCCACGATCCGCGCGACTCCACCTCCCTGCCCGACCCGCTGGCGGACCTCGTTGCCGCCGCGAAGACCGGCAACGTTGAGGGTCTCCGGATCGGCATCATCAAGGAACTGCACGGCGAGGGCTACCAGGCCGGCGTCGAAAACCGTTTCAACGATGCCCTGGAGCTGCTCAAGGAAGCCGGGGCGGAGATCGTTGAGGTTTCCTGCCCCAACTTCCAGTACGCCCTGGGCGCCTACTACCTGATCATGCCGTCCGAGGCCTCCTCCAACCTGGCCAAGTTCGACGGCGTCCGGTACGGCCTGCGCGTCCTCCCCGAAGAGGGCCCCATGACGATCGAACGCGTCATGGGTGCCACCCGCGCCGCAGGCTTCGGCGACGAAGTCAAGCGCCGCATCATCCTGGGCACCTACGCTCTGTCCGCCGGCTACTACGACGCCTACTACGGTTCGGCGCAGAAGGTGCGCACCCTGGTGCAGCGGGACTTCGAGGCCGCCTTCGCGCAGGCGGATGTCCTGATCTCGCCCACCGCCCCCACCACGGCGTTCCCGCTCGGCGAAAAACTGGACGATCCGCTGGCCATGTACCTCAACGACGTCGCCACCATCCCGGCCAACCTCGCCGGTGTCCCCGGCCTGTCGCTGCCCGGCGGCCTGGCCGACGAGGACGGACTGCCCGTCGGCATCCAGCTGCTGGCCCCGGCCCGCGAGGATGCCCGCCTGTACCGGGTGGGTGCGGTCCTGGAGTCGCTGCTCGAAGCGAAGTGGGGCGGACCGCTGCTGGCCCAGGCTCCCGACCTTGCCGCCGCCGCTGCCGGAACCCTCGAAACCCAGGAGGCAAAATAA
- the gatC gene encoding Asp-tRNA(Asn)/Glu-tRNA(Gln) amidotransferase subunit GatC, translated as MAAINRDDVAHLARLAHIEMSAEELDRMAGELAVIVDSVKSVSEAAGNDVPATSHPIPLTNVFRDDVVGHTFTAEQALSGAPDSDENRFKVPAILDEA; from the coding sequence ATGGCTGCGATCAACCGTGACGACGTCGCGCACCTCGCGCGGCTCGCTCACATCGAGATGAGTGCCGAAGAGCTGGACAGGATGGCCGGCGAGCTCGCCGTCATCGTCGATTCGGTCAAGTCCGTCAGCGAGGCCGCCGGGAACGATGTACCGGCCACCTCGCACCCCATCCCGCTCACCAACGTGTTCCGCGACGACGTCGTGGGCCACACCTTCACGGCGGAACAGGCACTCTCCGGCGCCCCGGACTCCGATGAGAACCGTTTCAAGGTCCCGGCCATCCTGGATGAGGCATAA
- a CDS encoding CitMHS family transporter produces the protein MLVILGFAMIAVFMVLIMTKKLTPVLALIIVPTVFGLFAGAGLGIGDMVMDSMKSMTSTAALLMFAIIYFGLMIDVGLFDPLVKFILRKLGNDPAKVVLGTAILAAAVSLDGDGSTTFILTTAAMLPVYLRLKMSPVVLTCVAGLANGTMNILPWGGPTARAATALKIDVNDVFVPMIPSLVAGLVVVLAFSWLLGLQERNRLRATAPEIWGVPDTAAEFDGGTSAGASGTGAGRKGGAPGVAAPAVDRPLGGAGVAVLERTEALVDDHDSAMADTALDPNRSTLRPKLFWFNLALTVAVMVVLVANVVPLPFVFMVGAAIALLVNFPKVKDQGAQLIAHAPSIVAVVSMVMAAAVLTGVLKGTGMVEAMSAWLVQIIPTSMGPFMAVITGVLSIPMTFFMSNDAFYFGVLPVLSETAAHYGVGAADMARASITGQPFHLQSPLVPAILLLVSLAKVDLGDHHKKVLWRTAVISLVMLGVGMLTGAIGIG, from the coding sequence GTGCTGGTAATACTTGGATTCGCCATGATCGCGGTATTCATGGTGCTGATCATGACGAAGAAGTTGACGCCAGTGCTGGCGTTGATCATCGTCCCTACTGTTTTTGGCCTTTTCGCCGGTGCCGGCCTTGGCATCGGTGACATGGTGATGGACTCCATGAAGTCCATGACGTCCACGGCCGCCCTGCTGATGTTCGCCATCATCTACTTCGGCCTGATGATCGACGTCGGGCTCTTTGACCCGCTGGTGAAGTTCATCCTCCGCAAGTTGGGCAACGACCCCGCCAAGGTGGTGCTGGGCACCGCCATCCTGGCCGCTGCGGTGTCCCTGGACGGCGACGGGTCCACCACGTTCATCCTCACCACCGCCGCCATGCTTCCGGTCTACCTCCGCCTCAAGATGAGCCCCGTGGTCCTCACCTGCGTGGCCGGCCTGGCCAACGGCACCATGAACATCCTGCCGTGGGGCGGCCCCACGGCCCGCGCCGCCACCGCCCTGAAGATTGATGTCAACGACGTCTTCGTCCCCATGATCCCGTCCCTCGTGGCCGGCTTGGTCGTGGTCCTCGCCTTCTCCTGGCTGCTCGGCCTCCAGGAACGGAACCGCCTCCGCGCCACCGCCCCCGAGATCTGGGGCGTGCCGGACACGGCAGCAGAGTTCGACGGCGGCACTTCCGCAGGTGCCTCCGGAACCGGTGCCGGACGCAAGGGCGGCGCCCCTGGCGTAGCAGCCCCCGCCGTCGACCGTCCCCTTGGCGGCGCCGGCGTAGCAGTCCTGGAACGCACCGAGGCCCTGGTGGACGACCACGACTCCGCCATGGCGGACACCGCACTGGACCCCAACCGCAGCACCCTGCGCCCCAAGCTGTTCTGGTTCAACCTGGCCCTGACCGTCGCCGTCATGGTGGTGCTCGTAGCCAACGTCGTCCCGCTGCCGTTCGTGTTCATGGTGGGCGCCGCGATCGCACTGCTGGTCAACTTCCCCAAGGTCAAGGACCAGGGCGCCCAGCTGATCGCGCACGCACCGTCCATCGTGGCCGTGGTCAGCATGGTCATGGCTGCCGCCGTCCTCACCGGCGTCCTCAAGGGCACCGGCATGGTGGAAGCAATGTCAGCATGGCTGGTCCAGATCATCCCCACGTCCATGGGGCCGTTCATGGCCGTCATCACCGGCGTGCTCAGCATCCCCATGACGTTCTTCATGAGCAACGACGCCTTCTACTTCGGTGTCCTGCCGGTCCTGAGCGAAACCGCCGCACACTACGGGGTGGGCGCCGCGGACATGGCCCGCGCCTCCATCACGGGCCAGCCGTTCCACCTGCAGAGCCCGCTGGTTCCGGCCATTCTGCTGCTGGTGTCGCTGGCCAAGGTGGACCTCGGTGACCACCACAAGAAGGTCCTTTGGCGCACCGCCGTCATCTCGCTGGTAATGCTCGGCGTCGGCATGCTGACCGGAGCCATTGGAATCGGTTAG
- a CDS encoding sensor histidine kinase, which produces MQRSAPRQPLRFSSQTLLLQLAVVLLVVLLSAAVHAWLTYDRVGSDAENQALTLARTVASDPEVRADVLSISEQPGAPPAAELLGGPLQASAEAARARTGALFVVITDETGIRLAHPDPQRLGEKVSTDPSEALSGQEVTTRNTGTLGPSAGAKVPVYAPGTSTVVGEVSVGYSMETVAQSVARDIGPVALTAAGALLAGVLGSFLLRRRLQRLTLGLEPEEISTLVHDQVAVLQGVDDGVIGVSADGRVSVFNAAAQRLLGLPDLSGARWEDAPVPEQLKSLTRPGTGVAGPAGAIGGSNQDALELVAGGRVLVVNARKALHRREDLGWVIMLRDRTELQELTRQLDAVGTMSTALRAQRHEFANQLHTLAGFLGIGQQQEARDYLAGLAATGPLKFPVDQAELLQDPYLQAFVGAKGVEADERGVALRIGPETLVRGQVTEAQDVTTVLGNLIDNAINAAVAGTSTDRWVELEVLDEPGDDGGTLHVVVADSGDGMAEGTDPEGVFAEGFTTATGPVRAGGGQGFGLALARQLARRRGGDVKVLERGARGGPGAVFMATLPQTTAGNPAANDLGAAGKDDNG; this is translated from the coding sequence ATGCAGCGATCCGCGCCCCGGCAGCCGCTGCGGTTCTCCAGCCAGACGCTGCTGCTCCAGCTGGCCGTGGTGCTGCTGGTGGTGCTGCTCAGCGCGGCCGTGCACGCCTGGCTGACCTACGACCGGGTGGGCAGCGACGCGGAGAACCAGGCCCTGACGCTGGCCCGGACGGTGGCCTCCGACCCGGAGGTCCGGGCTGATGTGCTGTCCATCAGCGAACAGCCCGGCGCTCCCCCTGCTGCCGAGCTGCTGGGTGGGCCGCTGCAGGCATCGGCCGAGGCAGCACGGGCCCGGACCGGTGCGCTGTTCGTGGTGATCACCGACGAAACCGGAATCCGGCTGGCCCACCCGGATCCGCAGCGGCTCGGCGAGAAGGTGAGCACGGACCCGTCCGAGGCGTTGTCCGGGCAGGAGGTCACCACCCGGAACACGGGAACCCTGGGACCTTCTGCCGGCGCGAAGGTTCCGGTGTACGCGCCCGGCACCTCCACTGTGGTGGGCGAGGTGAGCGTGGGCTACTCGATGGAGACCGTGGCCCAAAGCGTGGCCCGCGACATCGGACCCGTGGCCCTGACGGCCGCGGGTGCCCTGCTGGCCGGGGTTTTGGGGTCCTTCCTGCTGCGCCGCCGGCTGCAGCGCCTCACCCTGGGCCTGGAGCCGGAAGAGATCAGCACGCTGGTCCACGACCAGGTGGCGGTGCTGCAGGGCGTGGACGATGGCGTCATCGGCGTCAGTGCCGACGGCCGTGTGAGCGTCTTCAACGCCGCAGCGCAGCGGCTCCTGGGGTTGCCCGACCTGTCAGGGGCGCGGTGGGAAGACGCGCCCGTCCCGGAACAGCTGAAGTCCCTGACCCGCCCCGGGACCGGTGTTGCCGGCCCGGCGGGTGCCATCGGCGGATCAAACCAGGACGCCCTCGAGCTGGTGGCCGGCGGCCGGGTCCTGGTGGTGAATGCCCGCAAGGCGCTGCACCGGCGCGAGGACCTGGGCTGGGTCATCATGCTGCGCGACCGCACGGAGCTGCAGGAACTCACGCGGCAGCTTGATGCCGTCGGCACCATGTCCACCGCGCTGCGCGCCCAGCGGCACGAGTTCGCCAACCAGCTGCACACCCTTGCCGGATTCCTGGGCATCGGCCAGCAGCAGGAAGCGCGCGACTACCTTGCAGGGCTCGCCGCCACCGGCCCGCTGAAGTTCCCGGTGGACCAGGCCGAGCTGCTCCAGGACCCGTACCTGCAGGCCTTCGTGGGGGCCAAGGGCGTGGAAGCGGACGAGCGGGGCGTCGCGCTGCGGATCGGCCCGGAGACCCTGGTCCGCGGGCAGGTGACGGAGGCCCAGGATGTGACCACCGTGCTGGGAAACCTGATCGACAATGCGATCAATGCCGCCGTGGCGGGTACGTCCACCGACCGCTGGGTTGAGCTTGAGGTGCTGGATGAGCCGGGCGACGACGGCGGCACCCTGCACGTGGTGGTGGCTGACTCGGGCGACGGGATGGCAGAGGGAACCGACCCGGAGGGCGTATTTGCCGAAGGGTTCACTACCGCCACCGGCCCGGTCCGTGCAGGTGGCGGGCAGGGCTTCGGCCTGGCCCTGGCGCGCCAGTTGGCGCGGCGCCGAGGCGGCGACGTGAAGGTGCTGGAACGCGGGGCCAGGGGCGGCCCTGGCGCCGTGTTCATGGCCACCCTTCCGCAGACGACGGCAGGAAACCCTGCCGCCAATGATCTGGGGGCAGCCGGAAAGGATGACAATGGCTGA
- a CDS encoding response regulator produces MADDFRVLIVDDDFHVAKLHAAYVDSVAGFLALAPVGTASLALQAIHSLRPDLVLLDVYLPDASGLDLLQQLDVDTIILSAASDAASVRVAFRRGALGYLLKPFTAESLSQQLRSYARYRRLLGQQGALDQEAVERAKRSLIPGDVTPSSKPRSATEAAVLESLAPGEQYSAAEVASRVGVSRATAQRYLSSLADDGAVDIQLRYGTTGRPEHRYGLPAR; encoded by the coding sequence ATGGCTGACGATTTTCGGGTCCTGATCGTGGACGACGACTTCCATGTGGCCAAGCTGCACGCCGCCTATGTCGATTCCGTGGCGGGCTTCCTTGCCCTGGCTCCGGTTGGGACGGCGTCGCTGGCGCTGCAGGCCATCCACAGCCTGCGGCCTGACCTGGTGCTGCTGGACGTCTACCTTCCGGATGCCTCCGGCCTGGACCTGCTGCAGCAGCTGGATGTGGACACGATCATCCTCAGCGCCGCTTCGGACGCCGCATCCGTCAGGGTGGCATTCCGCCGGGGCGCGCTGGGGTACCTGCTCAAGCCCTTCACAGCGGAGTCACTGTCCCAGCAGCTGCGCTCCTATGCCCGGTACCGGCGCCTCCTCGGGCAGCAGGGGGCACTGGACCAGGAGGCGGTGGAACGCGCCAAACGCTCGCTCATTCCGGGGGATGTCACGCCGTCGTCGAAACCCCGCTCGGCGACCGAAGCGGCGGTGCTGGAATCGCTGGCCCCCGGCGAACAGTACTCCGCCGCCGAGGTGGCCTCCCGCGTAGGTGTCTCGCGCGCCACGGCCCAGCGGTACTTGTCGTCCCTGGCAGACGACGGCGCGGTGGATATCCAGCTTCGCTACGGCACCACAGGGAGGCCCGAGCACCGTTACGGCCTGCCGGCACGGTAG